The window TAATTTcccaaaattaaaattacaatgCTAAAATATATGCATTCCGGCGCATAATccaatgaaaatatttttcacatACAATTTAATTTACAAGATCCAATCTCCATCATTTGCTCCCCGAGCCGCCGGCCATGGCCATGATCTCCTTGGGAGGGATGAAGTACTCGTCCGACAACCCCGGAACATCGAACACCACGTCCTCGATCCTCCACTCTTCCTCCATCCTTATTCTTGCCTTGTCCGACGGTCCATCCCCAAATCTGATCACCGACGCGATCGACCTGCCCCGGTGAGCCACCGCCACCCCGTCCACTTGCTTGTACTCCTCCATCAGGCTGCCGATGGTGGTCTCCCAGTAGGTGGCGTCACTGCCCGGCGCCTGCACTCTGCTCAGCTGCGAGTCCTCGATGTAGATGAGCAGGCCGCTCCTCTGGCTGAAGTAGCCGTAGAGGACGTGCCTGATGACTTCGCATGGCCCCTCGCTTCTCTCCGCGACGGCCGCTCGGTCGGCTGAGACCTTGAGCACGAAGCAGTTCTCCTCCCCCACGCGCTTCTCTCCCAGGCATTGCGCGCTGCTGAACATGCTCGCCGCGGCGTTCGGGTCCAAACCCTGCCGAATTTATGGAATTGCCGAAGAATTTGTTACTAAAAAGGCAGAAATTCGAGTGGATTTATAGATTTAAGCCTTTTTGATACCTGAACAATGCGTCGCAGTGGCCTTCGGGGGCCTCTGGCCGCGTTCGTCCCCAGCCAAGCCAAGTTCCTCCACACCACCTCTCCGTTGCTGCCGGCGACCGCCTTGTGGTCGCCCACCGCGAGCTCCACCGACCACATTCCCGGCGACTTCTGCCACAGGACAAAGCACCCCTGCTCCCCCCTTGCTCTCGCACCGATCCTCCCCGATCCGCAGTCCGTTTCATGGCAGGCCACCTTCACACGACCAGCCACGTACATGCTCTTCATTCGCTTGCTCTGTTTCAAACATCCAGTCGCCGCCAAGTACTGCTGAACAATATACCGAGCTGAGGAAGTCTCCTGCATTATCCAAAAACAAACTTAAGCAAAAAAAAAGTTGCACCTTCAAAGATTATTCTTCATTCCGAGACGGATGAGGGATTACAATTGGAGTATCCTTTATGGAGAAGTGGCGACTTGGTTGATCTGCAGG is drawn from Zingiber officinale cultivar Zhangliang chromosome 1B, Zo_v1.1, whole genome shotgun sequence and contains these coding sequences:
- the LOC121971040 gene encoding uncharacterized protein LOC121971040 isoform X1, translating into MAPRSRRHQVSSVQPLGPLMEGLDPEAHGERSKERYWEMFRAWLRVQVDKGMSGSHFSIPSKKTDLRLVMGVLGCPLTPIPLLPADQPSRHFSIKDTPIETSSARYIVQQYLAATGCLKQSKRMKSMYVAGRVKVACHETDCGSGRIGARARGEQGCFVLWQKSPGMWSVELAVGDHKAVAGSNGEVVWRNLAWLGTNAARGPRRPLRRIVQGLDPNAAASMFSSAQCLGEKRVGEENCFVLKVSADRAAVAERSEGPCEVIRHVLYGYFSQRSGLLIYIEDSQLSRVQAPGSDATYWETTIGSLMEEYKQVDGVAVAHRGRSIASVIRFGDGPSDKARIRMEEEWRIEDVVFDVPGLSDEYFIPPKEIMAMAGGSGSK
- the LOC121971040 gene encoding uncharacterized protein LOC121971040 isoform X2, with the translated sequence MAPRSRRHQVSSVQPLGPLMEGLDPEAHGERSKERYWEMFRAWLRVQVDKGMSDQPSRHFSIKDTPIETSSARYIVQQYLAATGCLKQSKRMKSMYVAGRVKVACHETDCGSGRIGARARGEQGCFVLWQKSPGMWSVELAVGDHKAVAGSNGEVVWRNLAWLGTNAARGPRRPLRRIVQGLDPNAAASMFSSAQCLGEKRVGEENCFVLKVSADRAAVAERSEGPCEVIRHVLYGYFSQRSGLLIYIEDSQLSRVQAPGSDATYWETTIGSLMEEYKQVDGVAVAHRGRSIASVIRFGDGPSDKARIRMEEEWRIEDVVFDVPGLSDEYFIPPKEIMAMAGGSGSK